One genomic region from Prionailurus bengalensis isolate Pbe53 chromosome C1, Fcat_Pben_1.1_paternal_pri, whole genome shotgun sequence encodes:
- the RWDD3 gene encoding RWD domain-containing protein 3 isoform X4, whose amino-acid sequence MAESAREELSALAAIFCGPGEWEVLSHSETDGTVFRILTKAEGLMGEDVPLELLFHLPVNYPSCLPAISVHSEHLTRAQSMTVKEKLLKQAENLLSEPMVHELVLWIQHNLRHVLNQPETGSGREKCTFATGTTVDDGLWMTLLHLDHMRAKTKYVQTVEKWASDLQLTGRLMFMGIPDSSENLQSRCGLKWKEMQREND is encoded by the exons ATGGCGGAGTCGGCGCGGGAAGAGCTCTCGGCCCTGGCCGCGATTTTCTGCGGGCCCGGCGAGTGGGAAgtgctgagccactcag AGACAGATGGGACCGTGTTCAGAATTCTCACAAAAGCTGAAGGACTTATGGGTGAGGATGTACCTTTAGAATTGCTGTTCCACTTACCGGTAAATTACCCGTCGTGTCTACCTGCCATCTCGGTTCACTCGGAACACTTGACCCGGGCCCAGTCCATGACCGTGAAAGAGAAGTTACTTAAGCAAGCAGAGAACCTTTTGTCGGAACCTATGGTTCATGAGCTGGTTCTCTGGATTCAGCACAATCTCAGGCACGTCCTCAACCAACCAGAAACTGGAAGTGGCCGTGAAAAGTGTACCTTTGCAACAGGCACGACTGTGGATGATGGACTGTGGATGACTCTTTTGCATTTAGATCACATGAGAGCAAAGACCAAATATGTCCAAACTGTTGAGAAGTGGGCTTCTGATTTACAACTGACAGGAAGACTGATGTTCATGG GAATACCTGATTCTTCAGAAAACCTCCAAAGTAGATGTGGACTCAAgtggaaagaaatgcaaagagaaaatgatTAG
- the RWDD3 gene encoding RWD domain-containing protein 3 isoform X3: MAESAREELSALAAIFCGPGEWEVLSHSETDGTVFRILTKAEGLMGEDVPLELLFHLPVNYPSCLPAISVHSEHLTRAQSMTVKEKLLKQAENLLSEPMVHELVLWIQHNLRHVLNQPETGSGREKCTFATGTTVDDGLWMTLLHLDHMRAKTKYVQTVEKWASDLQLTGRLMFMGKIILILLQGDRSNIKVSGI, translated from the exons ATGGCGGAGTCGGCGCGGGAAGAGCTCTCGGCCCTGGCCGCGATTTTCTGCGGGCCCGGCGAGTGGGAAgtgctgagccactcag AGACAGATGGGACCGTGTTCAGAATTCTCACAAAAGCTGAAGGACTTATGGGTGAGGATGTACCTTTAGAATTGCTGTTCCACTTACCGGTAAATTACCCGTCGTGTCTACCTGCCATCTCGGTTCACTCGGAACACTTGACCCGGGCCCAGTCCATGACCGTGAAAGAGAAGTTACTTAAGCAAGCAGAGAACCTTTTGTCGGAACCTATGGTTCATGAGCTGGTTCTCTGGATTCAGCACAATCTCAGGCACGTCCTCAACCAACCAGAAACTGGAAGTGGCCGTGAAAAGTGTACCTTTGCAACAGGCACGACTGTGGATGATGGACTGTGGATGACTCTTTTGCATTTAGATCACATGAGAGCAAAGACCAAATATGTCCAAACTGTTGAGAAGTGGGCTTCTGATTTACAACTGACAGGAAGACTGATGTTCATGGGTAAAATAATACTGATTTTATTACAAGGAGACCGAAGCAATATCAAG GTTTCTGGCATTTGA
- the RWDD3 gene encoding RWD domain-containing protein 3 isoform X1 encodes MAESAREELSALAAIFCGPGEWEVLSHSETDGTVFRILTKAEGLMGEDVPLELLFHLPVNYPSCLPAISVHSEHLTRAQSMTVKEKLLKQAENLLSEPMVHELVLWIQHNLRHVLNQPETGSGREKCTFATGTTVDDGLWMTLLHLDHMRAKTKYVQTVEKWASDLQLTGRLMFMGKIILILLQGDRSNIKEYLILQKTSKVDVDSSGKKCKEKMISVLFETKVQTEHKRFLAFEVKEYSSLDELQKEFETAGLKKLFSEFVLGLVK; translated from the exons ATGGCGGAGTCGGCGCGGGAAGAGCTCTCGGCCCTGGCCGCGATTTTCTGCGGGCCCGGCGAGTGGGAAgtgctgagccactcag AGACAGATGGGACCGTGTTCAGAATTCTCACAAAAGCTGAAGGACTTATGGGTGAGGATGTACCTTTAGAATTGCTGTTCCACTTACCGGTAAATTACCCGTCGTGTCTACCTGCCATCTCGGTTCACTCGGAACACTTGACCCGGGCCCAGTCCATGACCGTGAAAGAGAAGTTACTTAAGCAAGCAGAGAACCTTTTGTCGGAACCTATGGTTCATGAGCTGGTTCTCTGGATTCAGCACAATCTCAGGCACGTCCTCAACCAACCAGAAACTGGAAGTGGCCGTGAAAAGTGTACCTTTGCAACAGGCACGACTGTGGATGATGGACTGTGGATGACTCTTTTGCATTTAGATCACATGAGAGCAAAGACCAAATATGTCCAAACTGTTGAGAAGTGGGCTTCTGATTTACAACTGACAGGAAGACTGATGTTCATGGGTAAAATAATACTGATTTTATTACAAGGAGACCGAAGCAATATCAAG GAATACCTGATTCTTCAGAAAACCTCCAAAGTAGATGTGGACTCAAgtggaaagaaatgcaaagagaaaatgatTAGTGTACTGTTTGAAACAAAAGTACAGACAGAACACAAAAG GTTTCTGGCATTTGAAGTCAAAGAGTATTCATCGTTGGATGAGTTACAAAAGGAATTTGAAACTGCAGGACTTAAGAAGCTTTTCTCCGAATTTGTGCTTGGGCTggtaaaatga
- the RWDD3 gene encoding RWD domain-containing protein 3 isoform X2, whose amino-acid sequence MIRQKEDHRLSTAVDPKTDGTVFRILTKAEGLMGEDVPLELLFHLPVNYPSCLPAISVHSEHLTRAQSMTVKEKLLKQAENLLSEPMVHELVLWIQHNLRHVLNQPETGSGREKCTFATGTTVDDGLWMTLLHLDHMRAKTKYVQTVEKWASDLQLTGRLMFMGKIILILLQGDRSNIKEYLILQKTSKVDVDSSGKKCKEKMISVLFETKVQTEHKRFLAFEVKEYSSLDELQKEFETAGLKKLFSEFVLGLVK is encoded by the exons AGACAGATGGGACCGTGTTCAGAATTCTCACAAAAGCTGAAGGACTTATGGGTGAGGATGTACCTTTAGAATTGCTGTTCCACTTACCGGTAAATTACCCGTCGTGTCTACCTGCCATCTCGGTTCACTCGGAACACTTGACCCGGGCCCAGTCCATGACCGTGAAAGAGAAGTTACTTAAGCAAGCAGAGAACCTTTTGTCGGAACCTATGGTTCATGAGCTGGTTCTCTGGATTCAGCACAATCTCAGGCACGTCCTCAACCAACCAGAAACTGGAAGTGGCCGTGAAAAGTGTACCTTTGCAACAGGCACGACTGTGGATGATGGACTGTGGATGACTCTTTTGCATTTAGATCACATGAGAGCAAAGACCAAATATGTCCAAACTGTTGAGAAGTGGGCTTCTGATTTACAACTGACAGGAAGACTGATGTTCATGGGTAAAATAATACTGATTTTATTACAAGGAGACCGAAGCAATATCAAG GAATACCTGATTCTTCAGAAAACCTCCAAAGTAGATGTGGACTCAAgtggaaagaaatgcaaagagaaaatgatTAGTGTACTGTTTGAAACAAAAGTACAGACAGAACACAAAAG GTTTCTGGCATTTGAAGTCAAAGAGTATTCATCGTTGGATGAGTTACAAAAGGAATTTGAAACTGCAGGACTTAAGAAGCTTTTCTCCGAATTTGTGCTTGGGCTggtaaaatga